In Bacteroidota bacterium, the DNA window CTGCTGCTGATTTTGAATATGAACGGGCCATCGCCCAGGCAAATAAAGCAATGGATCCTGAAATTGAATCTGTTTTCCTGCTTACTGTTCCGGAACATACTTTTATAAATTCATCAATAGTACGTGATATCCTTTTACATGGTGGTGACGCTTCTTTATTCCTGCCTAAGAACTTGGATCTTGATACATATAAGAAAGGAAGTCTGTCCTTTTGAGGTTTTAATTTCGGTACATAGATAAATGAAATATAACTATTCCCGTCTTTTTTTCGTCTTGTTTTTTTTAGGGGTTGTCTTTTCTCAGGCTTGGTCACAAACTACCGTGACGGGTTGTGCTCCTGATTATGCAGGGAGTGAACTGATCCTTAATTCGTACTCTGACCCTTTTACAGGATCTGAAAAAGAAATTTCAAGGTGTCCGGTCGATAAACAGGGAAATTTTTCACTTAAGTTCCAGATTCAGGAAACCCAGTCTGTTTTTCTTCACCTGGGTATTTACAACTGCAATTTGTATGTTAAACCCGGAGTGAACTATCAGGTGGTTCTGCCTTCAAAAAAATTAAAGTCACCGGCCGATGAAGTAAATCCTTATTTTGAGGAAACTACTTTAGCCCTGAGTGCAAGGGAATCCGATGGTGATTCTCTGAATGCCAAAATCCTTGCCTTCGATGATCGTTTTTATCCCTGCCTGAATAAATTTCTGCTGATGAAAAGGGGGAAAACCCTGTTTCATTCTTTAGATTCGGCCATTCTCACGCTTTCTGTCTCGTTCACACCACAGGACACCAATTATTTTGAGAATTATGTAAAATATCGCATCGGACTTTTACGATTCTTGGTTTTTCAACATCCTGCCCGTTCTACTTCCGATTCCTTATTCCTGACCCGGAAAATACTTTACCACAATACTGCCTATATTGAATTGTTTAATCAGGTATATGATAAATATTTCCTGTTTTTTGGGCGTACAAAGAAGGGTGAAAAAATATATGATGATATTGGCAGGGACAAGAGTTATGC includes these proteins:
- a CDS encoding TlpA disulfide reductase family protein, whose translation is MKYNYSRLFFVLFFLGVVFSQAWSQTTVTGCAPDYAGSELILNSYSDPFTGSEKEISRCPVDKQGNFSLKFQIQETQSVFLHLGIYNCNLYVKPGVNYQVVLPSKKLKSPADEVNPYFEETTLALSARESDGDSLNAKILAFDDRFYPCLNKFLLMKRGKTLFHSLDSAILTLSVSFTPQDTNYFENYVKYRIGLLRFLVFQHPARSTSDSLFLTRKILYHNTAYIELFNQVYDKYFLFFGRTKKGEKIYDDIGRDKSYAELRQTLGSDLTLGNKALLELVILKGLHDEFYGSNFSRSALLNVLDSLRSSTQIEEHRSIADHIRAKVTRLLPGFEPPPFTLYNADSTLVKLSDFKGKWVYLNFGVTMSYTCMKEDEILDRLEKKFKGQFKIVTVSFDDNFKTMRNYVKRKGYTWTFLYCGNQTSLLKEYNIRAFPTCYLINPDGKLSISPAPLPSENIELTIFSAMRSRGDL